The stretch of DNA GCCAGATCCTCGATGCGCAACGGCTGCATAAAGTGATCCTGCAGCCAATCGAGCACACGGGCGATCTGATTGCTTTGGCTTCCCGTCGAGGCGATTTGGCGCAGCCGCCCCCCCTGATCCCCCACCAGCAGACGATAGATGATTTCGCGCTGGATGGTGGGCGCCAAAATCGGGATATCCTGGGGCGCGTCCATAAGATCAATCAGCCGTGAGAAGGCCGACATCAGCGCTGTGGTGGCGTCACCGACCGCCATGGCGCGGGTTGACTTCTGCTCCTTGGGCGGCGGCAGTTGGCTATCCACCATCAAGCGCGACAGCTCCTGCTGATCCAACAACAGACGCAGCCCCAAATAGGGCCTCTGCGGCGACGCTTCAATCACCTGCACCCGGGTGGGCAGACGCACCGAGGTGATCAGGTAACGGTGTGGGTCATACACGATGGTCTCACTGCCCAGCTCCACCCGCTTGGCGCCCTGCACAACCAGACACACGCTGGGTTCATATAAGCCGCTGACCGGATCGCTCGGTTGCTCGCGCCGATAGAGGGTCAAGCCTACAACCGGCGTATCAACCACCTCCGCGCCAACGCTCTTTTGGGCAATCTTTGATGCCAATTCCGCACACGCGCCCTCTATTCCCGGTTGCGGCGGATTGCCTGCGCTGTCATCGGTTTTCATAGCCTCTCCTCCTGATCCTGTGACATTAGCCTGCATCTTCAGCGTGCATCAAGCTTACGGCCAATTCCACAGATTCTTTGCGCCTGCGGATTATTGGGCAAGAATTCCGGAGTATCTGTCTACAACTGAGTTACCGATTCCCGCTATACCAGAACCATCGCAGACGTTGTGCGCGGTTTTTCCTATCACAACACGCTCCCTCTCCCTTTCACGAATCAGGAGATGATCATGAACTTTGAATTCTTCAATCCGACCCACCTGATCTTTGGCGCAGGCTCCCTCTCCCGCCTCGGCGCCGTCGCCCAAGGCGTTGGCAAGCGCGCTCTGCTGGTCACCGGCGGCGGCAGCGTCAAGCGCAGCGGCGTGTTTGATCGCGCCGTGGCGAGCCTGCAAGCGGCGGGCGTGACGGTGACCGAGTGCGCGGGGGTGGAGCCCAACCCCCACATCGCCACCGTGCGTCGCGGCGTGCAGACGGCGCGTGAAGCGCAGTGCGATCTGGTCATCGCCCTGGGCGGCGGCAGCGCCATGGACGCCGCCAAAGTGATGGCCGCCGCTGCGTTGGAACAGCGCGACCCCTGGGAGATGATGGCGCACAATCCGGCGGGCTATCGCCCCCCTGCCCAAGCGCTGCCCATCATCACGGTTCCGACCCTGGCCGCCACCGGCTCGGAGATGAACAACGGCGCGGTGATCTCTGACCCGGAGGCCAAAGTCAAAACCTTCGTGCAGGCGGCGTGTCTCTACCCTCACAGCGCCATTGTGGACCCGGAATTGACCGTGAGCGTGCCCACAGACCAGACCGCATACGGCGTGTGCGACCTGATCACCCACGTCACCGAAGGCTACTTCAACGGCGCCGACGCCACCCCGCTGCAGGATCGCTTCGCCGAAGGGGTGATTCTCACCGCCATGACCCATGGCCCCAAAGCGGTGGCCAATGGCGACGACATCGAGGCCCGCGCCCAGGTGCAGTGGGCCTCGGTGGCGGCGCTCAACGGCTGGGTGCAGGCCGGGGCCAATCCGGCGGGCTTCCCGGTGCATATGATCGAACACACCCTGTCGGCCCACCACAACATCACCCATGGCGCCGGGTTGGCGGTGGTCAATCCCGCCTGGATGCGCTTTGCCGCCCGTCACAATACGCCCAAATTCGTGCAGTTCGCCGAGCGGATTTTTGGCCTGAGTTCAAACGGCCCGGATGATCTGGATTGCGCGTTGGCGGGAATCGACCGGTTTGAGGCGTTCCTGCGTGAGATTGGCTGTCCCACCCGCCTGTCGGAAGTGGGCATCGGCGCCGAACTGCTCGACCGCTACGCCGCCGACACTCTCACCGGCATCGTCGCCTACCAAGGCAAGCTGGGGGGCCGTCCGCCCATGGCCCATGAGGATATCGTCACTGTTTTGCGCGCGGCGCTGTAACACGCGCTCAAGCATAAGGAGAGTGAGATGATATCACCACGCCAACCGCTGGCGCTGCTCATGGCGGGACTGCTCGCTTGCGCCGCCATACCCGTCAATGCACAACCCGACCAAATGGAGGCAACCATGCACACTCTTCGCAATGGCGCTCAGGCCGCCATACAAGGACCTGAGCAGTGGTTTACCGGCCATGCGCGCATCGACCCGCTGTTTCTCAAAGCCGACGCCCCTTCCCGGCTCACCGCCGCCAACGTCACCTTCGAACCCGGCGCGCGCACCGCTTGGCACGCCCACCCGCTGGGGCAGACCTTGATCGTCACCGCAGGGCGCGGACGGGTGCAGCAGTGGGGCGAGCCGGTGCAAGAGATCCATCCCGGCGATGTGGTGCGGATTCCGCCCAACAGCAAGCACTGGCACGGCGCGTCTGACGTCACTGCCATGACCCATATCGCCCTGCAAGAGGAGCTTGATGAGGAGGCGGCCAGTTGGATGGAGCACGTCACCGATGCGCAGTTTGCCGCCACACCGTGAACGGAGCGGAAACCATGAACACACGACAATTGGGCAGTCGCGGACTGGAGGTTTCAGCTTTGGGGCTGGGGTGCATGGGTCTGAGCTTTGGCTACGGTCCCGCCACCGAGAAGAGCCAGGCCATTGCGCTGATCCGCGCCGCCGTGGAACAGGGCGTCACCCTGTTCGACACCGC from Magnetofaba australis IT-1 encodes:
- a CDS encoding iron-containing alcohol dehydrogenase, which codes for MNFEFFNPTHLIFGAGSLSRLGAVAQGVGKRALLVTGGGSVKRSGVFDRAVASLQAAGVTVTECAGVEPNPHIATVRRGVQTAREAQCDLVIALGGGSAMDAAKVMAAAALEQRDPWEMMAHNPAGYRPPAQALPIITVPTLAATGSEMNNGAVISDPEAKVKTFVQAACLYPHSAIVDPELTVSVPTDQTAYGVCDLITHVTEGYFNGADATPLQDRFAEGVILTAMTHGPKAVANGDDIEARAQVQWASVAALNGWVQAGANPAGFPVHMIEHTLSAHHNITHGAGLAVVNPAWMRFAARHNTPKFVQFAERIFGLSSNGPDDLDCALAGIDRFEAFLREIGCPTRLSEVGIGAELLDRYAADTLTGIVAYQGKLGGRPPMAHEDIVTVLRAAL
- a CDS encoding AraC family transcriptional regulator, with amino-acid sequence MKTDDSAGNPPQPGIEGACAELASKIAQKSVGAEVVDTPVVGLTLYRREQPSDPVSGLYEPSVCLVVQGAKRVELGSETIVYDPHRYLITSVRLPTRVQVIEASPQRPYLGLRLLLDQQELSRLMVDSQLPPPKEQKSTRAMAVGDATTALMSAFSRLIDLMDAPQDIPILAPTIQREIIYRLLVGDQGGRLRQIASTGSQSNQIARVLDWLQDHFMQPLRIEDLAGRAGMSASTFHQHFRAMTAMSPLQYQKQLRLREAQRLMLTGQHDAASASFEVGYESPSQFSREYSRLFGAPPLRDINRLKQQMALEAG
- a CDS encoding (R)-mandelonitrile lyase, with amino-acid sequence MHTLRNGAQAAIQGPEQWFTGHARIDPLFLKADAPSRLTAANVTFEPGARTAWHAHPLGQTLIVTAGRGRVQQWGEPVQEIHPGDVVRIPPNSKHWHGASDVTAMTHIALQEELDEEAASWMEHVTDAQFAATP